In a genomic window of Pangasianodon hypophthalmus isolate fPanHyp1 chromosome 1, fPanHyp1.pri, whole genome shotgun sequence:
- the LOC113533775 gene encoding C-C chemokine receptor type 5-like, translating into MYHNMTTKDYSAYYNLTNNDFLVCNNTKVMAFSRVFLPSLYSIVFIVGFIGNGLVLCVLVKYHKNLNISDLCLFNLALSDLLFLISLPFWAHYAANTEWTFGGFMCHAVTALYMLGFYGSIFFMILMTIERYTVIVHTYTSLFSKHRSVRASIALALFMWALSLGASLPTIIFSQEKNESYVWTCKVENSKETVWMSFSYIELNILGLIIPLSVMVFCYSRIIPILMTVKSQKKHKAVRLMLVLVTVFFLFWTPYNIVIFMKLMHHLGYMASCQWDQNLHMAMQWVETIAFSHCCLNPIIYAFVGQKFRNLFLKILKEWFPVCFGQCTTNESEFPERRSIKYSRSSVISTTKTKSKL; encoded by the exons ATGTACCACAACATGACAA CTAAGGACTATTCTGCTTACTACAACCTCACAAATAATGATTTCTTAGTCTGTAACAACACCAAAGTAATGGCCTTCAGCCGAGTCTTCCTCCCTTCCCTCTACAGCATCGTCTTCATCGTGGGATTCATTGGCAATGGCCTGGTGTTGTGTGTCCTGGTCAAGTATCACAAAAATTTGAACATATCAGATCTGTGCCTCTTCAACCTGGCACTTTCTGACCTCCTCTTCCTTATCTCATTGCCTTTCTGGGCCCACTACGCTGCCAACACTGAATGGACCTTCGGGGGCTTCATGTGTCATGCAGTGACAGCGCTCTACATGCTGGGATTCTATGGAAGTATCTTCTTCATGATCCTCATGACCATTGAGCGCTACACTGTCATTGTCCACACCTATACCTCCCTCTTCTCCAAGCACCGGTCTGTCAGAGCTAGTATAGCCCTGGCTTTGTTTATGTGGGCACTTAGCTTGGGAGCTTCTCTGCCAACCATCATTTTCTcccaagaaaaaaatgaatcatatgtatGGACATGCAAAGTGGAAAATTCTAAAGAGACAGTGTGGATGTCATTCTCTTACATTGAGCTGAACATCCTTGGTTTGATCATTCCTCTCTCAGTGATGGTGTTCTGCTACTCACGCATCATCCCCATCTTAATGACCGTAAAGTCTCAGAAGAAACACAAAGCTGTCAGGCTCATGCTGGTCTTGGTcactgttttcttcctcttctggaCCCCCTACAACATCGTCATTTTCATGAAGTTAATGCATCACTTGGGCTACATGGCCAGCTGTCAGTGGGATCAGAACCTGCACATGGCTATGCAGTGGGTGGAAACCATAGCGTTCAGTCACTGCTGCCTCAACCCCATAATCTACGCCTTTGTAGGGCAGAAATTCAGGAATTTATTTCTAAAGATCCTGAAAGAGTGgtttcctgtttgctttggTCAGTGCACAACAAATGAAAGTGAGTTCCCAGAGAGGAGGTCCATTAAGTACTCACGCTCCTCAGTGATTTCcaccacaaaaacaaaatcaaaactgTAG